The genomic DNA gaggtcatgctgtgataggctcgtgacaaatggccgaccctgattggtttaactaacaacgACACAGCTGCTCTGATTActaccaaagccggtctacggaaagccgttccactccctattcagccccattgtaccggattttggttgcagttccaccatagttccactgggggtgatcgcggtccagtgcaaaatgaatgggactctatggagctagacggctaaatttgtctctttcgcctgattgtggttgagaaacctcagatttgattgtagtttttgcaagttcaacatgggttataggtcgaaagttgaatgaatgagtacttatgtccttttgatttcttacagggtgagtcgttgtagcccataacacgctagcattctgctaatgaatgctgattggtcagtgaaggagtgattacgatcggagatcccgcttgacggcatccgaagcagagcctgaatatcagagtgaatatttcggtgtggtctttaaaacatcagcaaacctctttctagcacatgtattaaccaagggggtaagcttcgcttcagaactcgagccatctatggcgccattttgttgctacctggccatcacctcccgttagcattccgctgaccgccatttttttttacgtcacttgactgcgaataactttacatcttcagcgtttaaagactatttgtccattgtttagttctaaagaaacacgacaacgtataaaaggctccatgaccttgtatctcacgttatggctccgtagcagacgtctttgtaaaaataggctaacgattgtgtcataaccaagtgacttactgtcgcacagtagaggaattaccgtatagtacaggagaagctcgcaggcagtttcgacttacgttagctgtttaggtttaattactaatgttaactagcatgttagttagcaataattagcctgtgcctatgttatctccttacatatacctacactctccgtctctgtaagattgggaatgactgagatttctcttggcacagctacaagaagacttacaactttcagacacgttgctcacgtcacatttacgttgtctctgtcagttggaggctgcgcagtaaagctggccatcaccggaaaagtgcttctaatagccttcactggtctccgtccagagcaacggggtctattggtccattatatatatgtcaatggtattaacagggagagccttacttgttagctgtgttgtcgatgcctcgagagaacaaaggaagcgactcagagcttgccgtaaagcagtatctctggctgtatatatgtatgacgTCATAGACATTTCaaaagcgactttaaaaaaatctaagacacagcagtgtgtattttcttagcctccccttttgaatgcaacattcatattactagacaaaaaatgatatcctgagaaaagtgggttttgaggggtatagctccatagagccccattcattctgcactggcctgtgagcgccccctttatggaactctggtggaactgcaaccagttcagaagccggaagtaacgagggagtggcacttcttgatatattagaaattctttgttATTACTGACAAGTGACATACCATGAACCAGCTGatcattatgagtgatggaaaaggtatatgaagtcttcctttaagaatttacgctgagcttcatttctaTTTCAGTGGGTTTTGATTAAATGAGCCTGTTGACTTTTGTTACTGGTACATGATACTGGTGTAATTTTATGTTGAACTACAATCAATAAATGCCctaataagataaataaatttaaatgtgAAACTTCCTATAAATGTACAGTCAAATATGGGATGAATGCAATTGCTGGATAAATCTATAGACCTACACCTCCCTCCCTTTTGTTGTGACATCTACACCCTGGGCCTGCATTTAGCAGGATGGAAGCAAGTATTTGTCCACCTGCATACCATTATTGTTTGCCATACAAGTTGAATTAGGTATTAGGCCTATGTCTGATTTTATAGTGTACAGCACCTTATATGGGTATGTAGTTGCCCCACTTAGCTAACGGGTTTTCAGGTAAGGTGTGTTTAACATCTAACGTAAAGTTCAGTTTGTTTATAGTGCACAGACATAACCCAAGGAAAGACAGAGcatattttgtgtttatgtaCTGGTagtctcttaatacatccatggtaatTCCTGGTTCGGCCTTGTTGAGGCAGTAACGCTGCGTGAAGTTGAAGTTTTGACCACTTCTTAAGAAAACAAGGAAGCGCTTGTACGTTATAGCAGCAGAATGATTGTCGACTGCAAGAAGTAGCTGTCCGCTGATTATCTTATCAGTGGCGTATAAGGTGAACAATTTATCCATCGCGCTTTAATGTACCAAACCGTTAAAATGTGTAGAGATCTTCAATTGAACAGAATGAGCGTTAGCTAGTGTGTGAGTATGTGAAGTTAGCATGGTACATTAACTTTGCTAGCAAGGTTAGCTGTAACTTAAGCTAAAAACCGTTAACGATCTGCTGAAACGGTACTGGACGTTCGTTAAAGTCAGTTTAAATTGTACAAAATGCAGTTTTCTAATCATGACTTCTGCTTCCTAGCCGAACCCGAGTTTTGACTCAAAAGCGTGTCGAAAGAGGCTAACTTTTCTTAGCAATGCCATTAATGACAATCTCGCATTGGCAGACCTAACGATATCTCCAGCGCTGCTCTGCATTTAACGTTACGTGTCCTCAAAGTGCTGATACACAAACCCAGTAAACTGCAATATTAACGAAATTCTCTCAGACATCAATACGAAACTTAACTTACCAGAGAGGCAGGTCGACGCAGAGATTagttatctaacgttagcatggaAATAGTCAGACGTTAACGTTACCCCACTTATCTTGTCTTCCATTAAACTCTGGGTAATTGCTGAAACCAGCGTGCACCTCATACAGTGCAGAACTGCTTGTGGATTGAAGACGTCTACaccaaaatacattttactaaATTTCATTATATTGTTCTGTAACGTTATCTGTTTCATAATGACAATGACTAACTTGGTATTTAATGTGGATTGGTAAATCTGTCAGATATCCAATTTAAAGGGGCATCCCAGCAATTATTacacttccataaagttgggAGACTTTGACGTGTAAAACCAGTGCCTATTATAAAGGTCACTTAAACCAGTATTTGTATATTGATCTCAACAGCTAACTAGCTCTCCTGCAGAAATGGAGGCTGGGAGAAGAGATGAGAGTCTGGATGTGaggggagcagcagcagcagcagcagaaccaAGCTTTTCTGGACACCAACAGACCTCTGCAAAGCCGGTTTGGACTTTACTAGAGGAAGCAGCCCAAATGAAAACGGAAGGGAATGCTCTCTACAGGGAGAAAAACATTCGCCCAGCCATCGGGCGTTATCACCGAGCTCTGCTGGTTCTCAGAGGCCTCGACTCTGATGTGATGGCGTCAGTGAAAGGGTTTGGACCTGAGATACCTGCTCTCGCACCTGAACAGGAGGCTTTTCTGAGAAACACACAAGTGGACTGCTACAACAACTTAGCTGGTAGATAAAACATCACAACTATGCAAAGTACAGGGGGGGAAAGAGTACTAGCTTTGACTTAAATATATCTGTTAAAATCTATTAAAGTAGTAGCTCTTCAAAAAACTATTCAGAGTATAAGTTAAGTTGTTCCATGTAGTTACTAGTTTTATATGGAGTCATAATAATCATTTCAATGTGAAAATGCCCGACCAACAAATCCCTCTGCAATTCAGTGACGCTCCAAAGAGGTGACTTCCTTTATGatagccgagacacaccaaccagacggccgaccgtcgacagaaaagccagtcggaatgatcagtcgggtccccgaggtccaaaaaactgcctcggaacacactgaggcgacaccgacttaaGAAACGTAATGCGACTTAAGAAcccgtcacatgggtttgttttctccagaaattcaaagccagactgtcatggcgggtcgttcagaatacgatctgaTATTGTagtaaaatagttcactgaaacatgtttctgaaaacattttaagagagaaataggccatgcagttgctgaatctgtcttcctttcagctcaacaaaggtcagtttaaaagattttcatcagattttgagagactctagtcacgctcattccgctcgccatttccgggtgagtcctgactgccctgcctccgactgaacgtgtcaggtcggccaaaatgaaggccgacagcccctcagacggacgacggcacggaacacactgaacagactcgagtcactgacctcgccagactgtccaacagcCTATTATCagcttggtgtgtctcgggcttgAGAGAGCTTTTTCATTGATTGCATTACAAGGGAAA from Perca fluviatilis chromosome 10, GENO_Pfluv_1.0, whole genome shotgun sequence includes the following:
- the ttc9c gene encoding tetratricopeptide repeat protein 9C — translated: MEAGRRDESLDVRGAAAAAAEPSFSGHQQTSAKPVWTLLEEAAQMKTEGNALYREKNIRPAIGRYHRALLVLRGLDSDVMASVKGFGPEIPALAPEQEAFLRNTQVDCYNNLAACLLQRQRVDYSRVLDYSLRVLKWRPGDVKAMYRAGVATLEMGDAQTAKQYLTQACREQPNDANVRKHLQRAEEKLNQELQKERAMYRGMFSTSLKSSSGEGINQTNRAGEGV